The Comamonas sp. GB3 AK4-5 genome includes a region encoding these proteins:
- a CDS encoding DUF2818 family protein, with translation MTQTASIWLVILAALVAANLPFLNERWLLAGPAARPRKPLWGRLLELLLLYFLVGGLALALEHRAGQIYPQGWEFYAVTATLFLTLAFPGFVHRYLGQGRRAVA, from the coding sequence GTGACCCAAACTGCTTCTATCTGGCTCGTGATATTGGCTGCCCTTGTGGCAGCCAATTTGCCTTTTCTGAATGAGCGCTGGCTGCTGGCCGGCCCGGCGGCGCGTCCGCGCAAACCCCTGTGGGGCCGCTTGCTGGAGCTGCTGCTGCTGTATTTCCTGGTCGGAGGCCTGGCCCTGGCGCTGGAGCACCGTGCCGGCCAGATCTACCCCCAGGGCTGGGAGTTCTACGCCGTGACCGCCACGCTGTTCCTGACGCTGGCCTTCCCCGGTTTTGTCCATCGCTACCTGGGCCAGGGCCGCCGCGCAGTGGCCTGA
- a CDS encoding DUF1178 family protein: MKVFDLHCSQGHVFEGWFGSEDDFQSQLARDLIACPLCNSVQVRKGLSAPRLNLGAAPVQSAAAASESVAPAPASAPSVADERLRALQAAWLQMSRRIAQQTEDVGAGFADEARRIHRGEVEERGIRGQATPREAMELLDEGIGVLPLALPDGAKETLQ; this comes from the coding sequence ATGAAGGTGTTTGATCTGCATTGCAGCCAAGGCCATGTGTTCGAGGGCTGGTTCGGCTCGGAAGACGACTTCCAAAGCCAGCTGGCCCGCGACCTGATTGCCTGCCCCCTGTGCAACAGCGTGCAGGTGCGCAAGGGCTTGAGTGCCCCCCGATTGAATCTGGGCGCAGCGCCCGTACAGAGTGCGGCTGCGGCTTCTGAATCCGTAGCGCCTGCGCCAGCCTCTGCCCCCTCTGTTGCGGATGAGCGCCTGCGAGCCCTGCAAGCGGCCTGGCTGCAGATGAGCCGGCGCATTGCACAGCAGACCGAAGATGTGGGTGCAGGCTTTGCCGACGAGGCTAGGCGCATCCACCGGGGTGAGGTGGAAGAACGCGGCATCCGCGGCCAGGCCACGCCCCGTGAGGCCATGGAGCTGCTGGATGAGGGCATAGGCGTGCTGCCGCTGGCCTTGCCCGACGGAGCCAAGGAAACCTTGCAGTAA
- the nuoN gene encoding NADH-quinone oxidoreductase subunit NuoN, whose amino-acid sequence MIDNISWLSIYPEIVLLVMGCVIALVDLGIKSPRRTGTYVLTMLTLAVVAVMQGMYAASGNTFYGWGNMVVSDAMGNWLKCFATIAVMVTLVYGRPYAADRDMLRGGEFFTLSIFALLGMFIMISGNNFLLLYLGLELLTLSSYALVALRRDHATSTEAAMKYFVLGAMASGFLLYGISMIYGATGSLDIGEVFKAINSGQLKHQVLVFGLVFVVAGLAFKLGVVPFHMWVPDVYQGAPTAITALIGGAPKLAAFAMVMRVLVDGLLPLAIDWQQMLMVLAVGSLLVGNLAAIMQTNLKRMLAYSTISQMGFVLLGLLSGVVDGNVNPASVESAYSSAMFYVVTYVLTTLASFGVILLLSREGFESEEISDLAGLNQRSPLYAGVMAACLFSMAGIPPLVGFYAKLSVLQALVASGQALYIGLAVFAVIMSLVGAFYYLRVVKVMYFDKPLTATTVSAPFDVRAVLTVNGALVLLLGIFPGALMSLCADAIVRSLAS is encoded by the coding sequence ATGATTGACAACATCAGCTGGCTTTCGATCTACCCGGAGATCGTGCTCCTGGTCATGGGGTGCGTAATCGCCTTGGTAGATCTGGGCATCAAGAGCCCCCGCCGCACCGGCACCTATGTACTGACCATGCTGACCCTGGCCGTGGTGGCCGTCATGCAGGGCATGTATGCCGCAAGCGGCAACACCTTCTATGGCTGGGGCAATATGGTGGTCTCCGACGCCATGGGCAACTGGCTCAAGTGCTTCGCCACCATCGCCGTGATGGTGACGCTGGTCTACGGCCGTCCCTATGCGGCCGATCGCGACATGCTGCGCGGTGGTGAGTTCTTCACCCTGTCCATCTTTGCGCTGCTGGGCATGTTCATCATGATCTCCGGCAACAACTTCCTGCTGCTGTACCTCGGCCTGGAGTTGCTGACGCTGTCCAGCTACGCGCTGGTGGCATTGCGCCGCGACCACGCCACGTCGACCGAAGCCGCCATGAAGTACTTTGTGCTGGGCGCCATGGCTTCGGGCTTCCTGCTGTATGGCATTTCCATGATCTACGGCGCCACTGGTTCGCTGGACATCGGTGAGGTGTTCAAGGCCATCAACTCCGGTCAGCTCAAGCACCAGGTGCTGGTGTTCGGCCTGGTGTTTGTGGTGGCAGGTCTGGCCTTCAAGCTGGGCGTGGTGCCTTTCCACATGTGGGTGCCCGACGTCTACCAGGGCGCGCCTACGGCCATTACCGCCCTGATCGGTGGCGCGCCCAAGCTGGCCGCGTTCGCCATGGTGATGCGCGTGCTGGTCGACGGCCTGCTGCCGCTGGCCATCGACTGGCAGCAGATGCTGATGGTGCTGGCCGTGGGCTCGCTGCTGGTGGGTAACCTGGCTGCCATCATGCAGACCAACCTCAAGCGCATGCTGGCCTACTCCACCATCTCGCAGATGGGCTTTGTGCTGCTGGGCTTGCTGTCGGGTGTGGTGGACGGCAACGTCAACCCCGCGAGCGTGGAAAGCGCCTACAGCTCCGCCATGTTCTACGTGGTGACCTATGTGCTGACCACCCTGGCCAGCTTCGGCGTGATCCTGCTGCTGTCGCGTGAAGGCTTCGAGAGCGAAGAAATCTCCGACCTGGCCGGCCTGAACCAGCGCAGCCCGCTGTACGCTGGTGTGATGGCTGCCTGCCTGTTCTCCATGGCCGGTATCCCTCCGCTGGTGGGCTTTTACGCCAAGCTGTCCGTGCTGCAAGCGCTGGTGGCTTCGGGCCAGGCGCTGTATATCGGTCTGGCGGTGTTCGCGGTCATCATGTCGCTGGTGGGTGCCTTCTACTACCTGCGCGTCGTCAAGGTCATGTACTTCGACAAGCCTCTGACCGCCACCACGGTGTCGGCCCCCTTCGATGTGCGCGCCGTGCTCACCGTCAACGGTGCCCTGGTGCTGCTGCTGGGCATCTTCCCTGGCGCACTGATGTCCCTGTGCGCCGATGCGATAGTGCGCTCTTTGGCGTCTTGA
- a CDS encoding NADH-quinone oxidoreductase subunit M — protein MGLLSLAIWTPIAFGVLLLALGREGQVRTVRWLALIGAVLGLLVTLPLIAGFDTSTANMQFVEKTLWIERFNIHYHLGLDGLSFWFVPLTAFITVIVVLASWTNITERVNQYMGAFLILSGLMVGVFCALDGLLFYVFFEATLIPMYLIIGIWGGPNKIYAAFKFFLYTLMGSLLTLVALIYLYNQSGGSFDIQTWHKLPLSGTAQTLIFFAFFAAFAVKVPMFPVHTWLPDVHVEAPTGGSAVLAAIMLKLGAYGFLRFSLPIAPDAAREWAWLMIALSLIAVIYVGMVALVQTDMKKLVAYSSVAHMGFVTLGFFIFNDLGVAGGIVQMIAHGFVSGAMFLCIGVLYDRVHSRDIAAYGGVVNTMPKFAAFALLFAMANSGLPATAGFVGEWMVILASVKFDFWVGLGAATALIFGASYNLWMYKRVYLGPVANDHVKELKDINCREFLILGVLAVAVLYMGIYPKPFTDVMDVSVAQLLQHVAQSKLP, from the coding sequence ATGGGATTGTTGAGTCTTGCTATCTGGACACCGATCGCCTTTGGTGTCCTCTTGCTGGCCCTGGGCCGTGAAGGGCAGGTCCGCACTGTGCGCTGGCTGGCCTTGATCGGTGCAGTGCTGGGTCTGCTTGTCACGCTGCCGTTGATTGCCGGTTTCGACACGTCTACGGCCAATATGCAGTTTGTCGAAAAGACACTGTGGATTGAGCGCTTCAATATCCACTACCACCTGGGCCTGGATGGTCTGTCGTTCTGGTTTGTGCCGCTGACGGCCTTCATCACGGTGATCGTGGTGCTGGCTTCCTGGACCAACATCACCGAACGTGTGAACCAGTACATGGGCGCCTTTTTGATCCTGTCGGGTCTGATGGTGGGCGTGTTCTGCGCACTGGACGGTCTGCTGTTCTACGTCTTCTTCGAAGCCACCCTGATCCCCATGTACCTCATCATTGGTATCTGGGGCGGTCCGAACAAGATCTACGCGGCCTTCAAGTTCTTCCTGTACACCTTGATGGGCTCGCTGCTCACACTGGTTGCGCTGATCTATCTGTACAACCAGTCCGGTGGCAGTTTCGACATCCAGACCTGGCACAAGCTGCCCTTGAGCGGCACGGCCCAGACGCTGATCTTCTTTGCCTTCTTCGCCGCCTTTGCGGTGAAGGTGCCCATGTTCCCGGTGCACACCTGGCTGCCCGACGTGCACGTGGAAGCGCCTACCGGCGGCTCCGCCGTGCTGGCCGCCATCATGCTGAAGCTGGGCGCCTATGGCTTCCTGCGCTTCTCCCTGCCCATTGCCCCTGACGCCGCCCGTGAATGGGCCTGGCTGATGATTGCGCTGTCGCTGATTGCCGTGATCTACGTGGGCATGGTGGCCCTGGTGCAGACCGACATGAAGAAGCTGGTGGCCTACTCGTCCGTGGCGCACATGGGCTTTGTGACCCTGGGCTTCTTCATCTTCAATGACCTGGGCGTGGCTGGCGGCATCGTGCAAATGATTGCCCACGGCTTTGTCTCGGGCGCCATGTTCCTGTGCATCGGCGTGCTGTATGACCGTGTGCATTCGCGTGACATCGCAGCCTACGGCGGCGTGGTCAACACCATGCCCAAGTTCGCGGCCTTCGCCCTGCTGTTTGCCATGGCCAACAGCGGTCTGCCTGCCACGGCTGGCTTCGTGGGTGAGTGGATGGTGATCCTGGCCTCCGTCAAGTTCGACTTCTGGGTCGGCCTGGGCGCAGCCACGGCGCTGATCTTCGGTGCCTCCTACAACTTGTGGATGTACAAGCGTGTCTACCTGGGCCCGGTCGCCAATGACCATGTCAAGGAACTGAAGGACATCAACTGCCGCGAGTTCCTGATTCTGGGCGTGCTGGCCGTTGCCGTGCTGTACATGGGCATCTATCCCAAGCCCTTCACGGATGTGATGGATGTTTCGGTGGCCCAGCTGCTGCAGCATGTGGCACAGAGCAAGCTCCCCTGA